The Brassica napus cultivar Da-Ae chromosome C7, Da-Ae, whole genome shotgun sequence genome has a segment encoding these proteins:
- the LOC106448120 gene encoding uncharacterized protein LOC106448120, translated as MPHNELLLIDIGIGECHVTKVLVDTGSSVDLFFRDTLDKMGVYLRDMKPSSRTLTGFNGSSEQMIGTIRLPVCAGDVTRTVKLSVIWARAPYNAILGFIAEVRYPEWLANPIFVKKKNGKWRICVDFTDLNKACTKDSYPLPHIDRLVESTAGNELLTFMDAFSGYNQIMMHTDDHEKTAFITDRGTYCYKVMPFGLKNAGTTYQRLVNRMFADKLGNTMEVYIDDMLVKSLRAKDHLDHLRDCFKTMNEYKMKLNPVKCTFGVTSGEFLGYIVTQRGIEANPKQITAILDLPSPKNTREVQRLTGRIAALNSSVLIREDRGEQKPIFYISKRMTEPEMRYPTLEKMALAVVTSARKLRPYFQSHTIEVLSNHPLRTVMQNTNQSGRLTKWAVELSEHDIVYKNRTAAKSQVLADFLIELTPELEQDLVLPSLKWILHVDGSSTNKGSGAGVQLQSPTGKLIRQSFSFGFVASNNEAEYESLIAGLRLAKEVKAKRISAYCDSQLVVSQFLGEYDVRNERMDAYLTLVKDLTRDFEFFELTKVPRGENVCADALAALGSKQHDQVKRIIPIHRIEMPIISPATEPLAIAASITDAMNIEQLNDWRTEFIEYLSNGVLPTEKWEARRLKWRSAHYVVMDGALHRWTATKVLLKCISGDETRLFMAETHEGAAGNHSGGRALALKVKSLGFYWPTMNADCEYYAKKYDKCQRHASTIHSPTELLHTLTAPYPFMWWGMDIIGPMLSSRQKRFILVLTDYFTKWVEAEAYASITDKEVQKFVWKNIICRHGFPYEIVTDNGSQFISHNFKEFCDRWRFDSICPHRETRKATVRLSPQTKQSSTDLKTTRLEERMLGRRTGWSPLVP; from the exons ATGCCGCATAACGAGCTGCTCCTCATTGATATTGGAATTGGTGAGTGCCATGTCACAAAGGTTCTCGTCGACACCGGCAGTTCAGTCGACCTTTTCTTTCGAGACACGCTCGATAAAATGGGGGTCTACCTACGCGACATGAAGCCCTCTTCACGCACTCTCACGGGATTCAACGGCTCCTCGGAACAGATGATTGGGACGATACGTCTCCCAGTTTGCGCAGGTGACGTAACCCGCACCGTTAAGTTATCTGTCATCTGGGCTAGGGCACCTTACAATGCCATCCTCG GATTCATAGCCGAAGTACGGTACCCAGAGTGGCTAGCAAACCCCATCTTCGTAAAAaagaagaacgggaagtggcgcATTTGTGTTGACTTCACAGATTTGAATAAGGCCTGCACGAAAGATAGCTACCCCCTCCCGCATATCGACCGCTTAGTAGAGTCGACAGCCGGTAATGAGCTCTTAACCTTTATGGATGCTTTTTCGGGATACAATCAAATCATGATGCATACGGATGATCACGAGAAAACGGCATTCATAACAGACAGAGGGACATATTGCTACAAAGTCATGCCATTCGGCCTGAAGAACGCAGGGACGACATACCAGCGTCTAGTCAATAGAATGTTCGCCGACAAACTTGGCAACACTATGGAagtctacatcgacgacatgctggtcAAATCACTTCGCGCCAAAGACCATCTGGACCACTTGCGAGATTGCTTCAAAACGATGAACGAGTATAaaatgaagctcaacccggtaAAATGCACCTTCGGTGTCACATCAGGAGAATTCCTTGGTTACATTGTTACTCAGCGAGGCATCGAAGCAAACCCAAAGCAAATAACGGCAATCCTTGATCTCCCAAGCCCTAAGAACACCCGCGAAGTTCAGCGTTTAACCGGAAGGATTGCAGCGCTTAACAG CAGCGTCCTTATACGAGAAGACCGAGGAGAACAGAAGcctattttctacataagcaagCGAATGACGGAACCAGAGATGAGATACCCGACCTTAGAGAAGATGGCCCTCGCCGTCGTCACCTCAGCAAGAAAACTCCGACCTTACTTCCAGTCACACACTATCGAGGTACTCTCCAACCATCCCCTTCGAACGGTAATGCAAAACACTAATCAATCAGGGAGGCTAACAAAATGGGCAGTGGAACTAAGCGAGCACGACATCGTGTACAAGAATAGAACAGCAGCTAAGTCGCAAGTTCTTGCTGACTTCTTGATCGAGCTAACACCGGAGTTAGAACAGGATCTCGTGCTACCGAGTCTAAAGTGGATATTGCACGTAGATGGATCATCCACGAACAAAGGTTCGGGGGCAGGCGTACAGCTCCAATCCCCGACAGGCAAACTAATCCGGCAATCGTTCAGTTTTGGCTTTGTCGCGTCCAACAACGAAGCCGAGTATGAGTCTCTCATCGCAGGCCTTCGTCTTGCAAAAGAAGTAAAGGCTAAACGAATCAGCGCATATTGTGACTCCCAACTCGTAGTGAGTCAGTTTCTTGGAGAATATGACGTCAGAAATGAGAGGATGGATGCCTACTTAACACTTGTCAAAGATCTTACACGGGATTTTGAGTTCTTCGAGCTCACAAAAGTTCCCCGCGGAGAGAACGTATGCGCGGACGCCCTCGCAGCCCTCGGAAGTAAGCAACACGACCAGGTGAAAAGGATAATCCCGATACACAGGATCGAGATGCCAATCATCAGCCCAGCGACAGAGCCGCTTGCCATTGCAGCATCTATCACCGACGCCATGAATATTGAACAGCTCAACGATTGGAGAACGGAATTCATCGAATACCTATCCAACGGCGTATTACCCACAGAAAAATGGGAAGCACGACGACTCAAATGGCGCAGTGCACATTACGTCGTCATGGATGGCGCACTTCATCGATGGACTGCAACAAAGGTACTCCTTAAATGCATTTCCGGAGACGAAACAAGACTATTCATGGCCGAAACACATGAGGGGGCAGCAGGAAATCATTCGGGGGGACGAGCTCTCGCATTAAAAGTGAAAAGCCTTGGTTTCTACTGGCCAACTATGAACGCAGATTGCGAGTACTATGCCAAGAAATATGACAAGTGCCAGCGACACGCTTCAACCATCCACAGTCCGACGGAGTTACTCCATACCTTAACGGCGCCATACCCCTTCATGTGGTGGGGAATGGATATCATTGGACCAATGCTGAGCTCTCGACagaaaagattcatcctggtctTAACAGATTACTTCAccaaatgggtggaagcagAAGCCTACGCCAGCATCACCGACAAGGAAGTGCAGAAGTTTGTTTGGAAGAACATCATCTGCAGACACGGGTTCCCGTATGAAATAGTTACCGACAACGGATCCCAGTTTATCTCCCATAACTTCAAGGAATTCTGCGACAGATGGAGATTCGACTCAATATGTCCACACCGAGAAACCCGCAAAGCAACGGTCAGGCTGAGTccacaaacaaaacaatcatcGACGGACTTAAAAACGACTAGACTTGAAGAAAGGATGTTGGGCCGAAGAACTGGAtggagtcctctggtcccatAG